In the Muricauda sp. MAR_2010_75 genome, one interval contains:
- a CDS encoding LytTR family DNA-binding domain-containing protein: MDKTIKCIIVDDEPLARKVLVKYADQMSNLEVVAVCPNAVEAFSYLQKGNIDLVFLDIKMPKINGLELLESLNPAPLVVFTTAYREFAIKAFELDAIDYLLKPISLGRFMKTITKVNKYLSGHHLQTSLDNPPQPKDNTSNPKTEPELLYIKSQRKTVKLDLSEILYLESLNDKVTIHTSDGEVQTTQRIGFLEEKLPNTKFLRIHRSFIVSLEKVTAFNTIMTEVNGKELPIGRNYRSHAMAVLQDHPH, from the coding sequence ATGGACAAAACAATTAAATGCATTATTGTGGATGATGAGCCCTTGGCCAGAAAAGTATTGGTGAAATACGCCGATCAAATGTCCAATCTGGAAGTTGTAGCGGTGTGCCCTAATGCAGTTGAGGCCTTCAGCTACCTACAAAAAGGAAATATTGATCTTGTTTTTTTGGACATAAAAATGCCAAAAATCAATGGATTGGAGCTTCTTGAGTCCCTTAATCCTGCTCCATTGGTGGTCTTTACAACGGCCTACCGTGAATTTGCCATCAAAGCCTTTGAACTGGATGCGATAGATTATCTTCTAAAACCAATTTCCCTTGGTCGTTTTATGAAGACCATTACCAAAGTGAACAAGTATTTATCTGGACACCATCTGCAAACATCCCTTGATAACCCACCTCAACCAAAAGACAATACTTCCAATCCAAAGACAGAACCTGAACTTCTTTACATTAAATCCCAACGCAAAACGGTGAAACTGGACCTGTCGGAAATTCTTTATTTGGAAAGTTTGAACGACAAGGTCACCATTCATACTTCAGATGGCGAAGTCCAAACCACACAACGTATTGGTTTTCTTGAAGAAAAACTACCCAACACCAAGTTTTTGAGAATCCACAGATCTTTTATTGTCTCCTTGGAGAAAGTTACCGCCTTTAATACCATTATGACCGAGGTTAATGGCAAGGAACTTCCCATTGGGAGAAACTACAGGTCTCATGCCATGGCTGTTTTACAGGACCATCCGCACTAG
- a CDS encoding sensor histidine kinase, whose amino-acid sequence MIEKFFGTKHRIYYHILFWLAYILFYTIFWGSYEGNNYFDETLQLLFLLPWKLIPTYITLYYLMPKYLYPKRTTMYIVLSIILAVSMGLMDRYMNWKYLYHWFNPENEYWKDPLWYLPKVINSMLSVYTPVFVAMAIKLQRFYYKKEQINKDLEKEKIETELKFLKAQIHPHFLFNTLNSIYSLSLEKSSKTPDAVLGLSKFLDYMLYDCNDRLISVEKEWEELMNLVALEQLRYGDKLTISTKFENDNVESFIPPLLLLPFVENAFKHGADTLLEDSYINIHLKSDNKQLWFTVENSKAPNEESEELDGDKNIGLKNVKRRLALFFPDKHHLQIHEEPNRFLITLEIDLSGINSQAAYGQNN is encoded by the coding sequence ATGATTGAGAAGTTTTTTGGCACAAAGCACAGAATCTATTACCATATTCTTTTTTGGTTGGCCTATATCTTGTTTTACACCATTTTTTGGGGCAGTTATGAAGGCAATAATTACTTTGATGAAACCTTGCAATTGCTGTTTCTGCTGCCCTGGAAGTTGATTCCCACTTATATTACCCTGTATTACTTGATGCCAAAGTACCTATACCCCAAACGGACCACGATGTATATTGTGCTGTCCATTATTCTGGCAGTTTCAATGGGTTTGATGGATCGGTACATGAATTGGAAATATCTCTATCATTGGTTCAATCCGGAAAATGAATATTGGAAAGACCCACTTTGGTACCTTCCCAAGGTTATCAACTCCATGCTCAGTGTTTATACACCCGTTTTTGTGGCCATGGCAATAAAATTGCAACGGTTTTATTATAAAAAAGAGCAAATCAATAAAGATCTGGAAAAAGAAAAAATAGAGACCGAGCTTAAATTTTTGAAGGCACAAATACATCCCCATTTCCTCTTCAATACGTTGAACAGCATTTACTCCCTATCCTTGGAAAAGTCTTCAAAGACCCCAGATGCGGTTCTGGGACTATCCAAATTTTTGGATTATATGTTGTACGATTGCAATGACCGTTTAATATCTGTTGAAAAAGAATGGGAAGAGCTTATGAACCTAGTGGCATTGGAACAATTACGGTATGGAGATAAGCTGACCATTTCAACTAAGTTTGAAAATGACAATGTTGAAAGTTTCATTCCGCCGTTATTGCTCTTACCCTTCGTGGAAAACGCCTTTAAACACGGTGCCGATACCTTGCTCGAGGACTCGTACATAAACATACATCTAAAATCGGACAACAAGCAACTTTGGTTTACTGTTGAGAACAGTAAGGCACCCAATGAGGAAAGTGAGGAACTGGACGGGGACAAGAACATTGGCCTAAAGAATGTGAAACGTAGATTGGCCCTCTTTTTTCCAGATAAGCACCATTTGCAGATCCATGAGGAGCCCAATCGATTTTTGATTACATTGGAAATTGATTTAAGCGGTATAAATTCACAAGCAGCTTATGGACAAAACAATTAA